One Pirellulales bacterium genomic window, CGCCCAATGATCGGCGGTTTGATCGCCGTAAATGTTGACGAATGTCGCTCCGCCGTGGCGAACAATACCCCAGCGATTGTTGAAATGCTTACTCAGAACCTGGCCGCCTAATGTCGCTCCTTCCATGACATACAACACTCCCAGCGCATCTTCGAGCGTGGCGACGGCCGGAAGTTTCTCACACAGGGGAAGCAATTCGACGGCCTGTGGCGATACTCCCAACCAACGTAAGTCTTCTTGCAGCGCTGCAGTCTTGCAACGG contains:
- a CDS encoding biliverdin-producing heme oxygenase, translated to RCKTAALQEDLRWLGVSPQAVELLPLCEKLPAVATLEDALGVLYVMEGATLGGQVLSKHFNNRWGIVRHGGATFVNIYGDQTADHWARFLRWLQTDASDPARVVAAAEETFQTLAAWLFADDALVARTGTRNTKTVHGNSLRPNHLR